The window GGACACGGCGGTTCTCTTTGACCTTCTTGTTCAGCCTGGTCTTCATTGCGGGGGCCTTAGTACTTGACATGATTATCTCCTCTCTATGGTGATCTCCCTCTTCTTGGGGGTGATCTGCCCAAGGATTTGTCTCAGCATCCCGTCGTCGACGGGTACGGGGATCCTTCCGCTCTGGGCTAGCTGGATCAACTGCATCTCGATCTGCTGTCCCATCTGGGGGTTGGCGAGCTTGATGTTGTTGAGCCTGTCCCTGGCCTCGGGGGTCAGGATCTGCCTCATAGCGTTCTGAAGCTGCATCTCCAGCTGTTGCTGCTTCTGCTCCTCCGCCTGCTGCTGTGCAGCCTGCTGCTGGAGCTCCTGCATACGTTTCTGCCTCAATGCCTCTAATTCCGGATCGTCCATAGCTGAAACCTCCTCTCAGGCCTTCATCTCGTCGTAGACCTCTTTCGCAGTGTTGTCCAGAAGGGACTGACCTGCAGGGCTGATTGCGCGGCCCTCCTTGTCCTTGGAAACCAAATATCCGGCGGCCTCGAGCTGCATCAGGCATTTCCTTGCGATGTTGCGGCTTCCCTTGACTGCCTTGTTCGGCATTGCTCCCCTGTCAGCGTAACCACCGTACTCGGCGGCCAGCTTAGAGGATCCCATCGGTCCTTTGACGTACAGCTTCCTCATGATGGAGGCGGCGCGTGTGTACCACCAGTCATCCTGGGAAGGGGCTCTCTCTGTGTGCCTACCGGTCTTCACAAACTCTGCCCAGTCAGGGGGGACGATCTTGTCGTTCTCCTTGAGCTTCTGGGCCGTCTTGAGAATGAGCTGCTCGGCAGGAACATCGTAGACGGTTACCATTTCATTACCTCGCTAATGTCCACAGGGTGGACCTAACTGGAACTCTGGTATAGTGGAGTTGTATATAAGCATTGCTAAAACAATACATGATTGACAATAGTCTTTCGTGCTCCGCACGTTCGGCGATGCCCCCGTACGGCCTGAGGATGAAACATCCTCCACGGTGGAATCCATAACGCAGACTCCAATATCCGTGATTAGTGTGATTACGAGGAGATATTTAAAACGTATCTACTTTAACTGACCATCAAACCGCCCCTATTAATTATTATAAGCACTTTCGAAGGCATAATGTCAAAGAAAAAAGCCGTCACATCTGATGCCGGTCTTATGCTGGATAACTATCCTCCCTTCAATCAGGAGGAGGATTCCCCCACAGGATTCGGCGCCAATGCCAAGAGATCCCTCTCCCGTCTGTTCTGCGGAAGGGGCATGCTCGGATTAATCGGATGCGTCATATCCGTCTTCGTTTGGGGATTCATCGTCCAGATACTAGAGGACAGGTTCTCGGCTATGGGGCTCGGGCTCCCGTTGCTGTCGTTCCTTGTCCTGTCGGTCCCCGTGTGGACTGTGACCAGCGCAGGAAAGATGTCGACCCTGAAGGGAGAGAAATCGGACATCAAGACCATAGGGGGCCTCCTGGGTTCCTTCGTCGGAGCGGTGATAGGCGTGGCCATATCGATGGCCGCCATCGTTGCCGCCATCGTGGCTTGCGCTTACCTGTTCAAGGGGACGCTGTACATGGACATGCAGTACACCCTGTACGTCGCCATAGCCTACGGTGCGATGGCCTGTGCGCTCTGCCACTTCATGAACTTCGTCACCGCACGTTCGTCCTTCGCCACACTGATGATACTGTACTTCATGATCCCCGGACTGATGTTCCTTCTCGGACCCATCATGAACGTGATGACCATGGATCTCATGACCTCGGTGGTGCCCGTGATGGATATGGTCGACATGCCCGGAGCGGGAGGGTTCGGAGGAATGACTCTGCTCATCATACTTTCCTTAGTCAAGGCCGTCCCGGAATTCACGGCACCTTGGCTCTCATCAATCGTTCTCTGCATCGGCTGGACCATGATGTTCCTGGCCCTTGCAGCCCTCAAAGTACCAAGGAGTGAGTGAAGTGGATTCAAAGAAGATTATTGCAACCTTGGCCGTGCTGGCCATGCTTTGCGTCCCCATCAGTTTCGTGGCCGAGGCCGATGCGAGCGATGACCCGCTCGAGGAGATCGACCTTAGCGAATTTGACCTCAGCGAACTGATGAACCTGGACCCAGGCAACATCGTGAATGCGTTGATCAACCTTCACAACGAAGGCTTCGTGCTCGAATTCACCGAGGACAGCGATGCCAACATCCAGAAGGTAGAGAATGTGTTCAAGGACCTTGTCAAGATCGTCGCCAATGTGGATCCTGAGGAGATTGACAATTGGGATATCGACGACGACACTATCAGGAAGGCCGCCGGTACGATATCGAGTGGAATGGCCACTTCGTTCCTCGCACTGGATCTTGAGGAGGACGAGGAAACATCAAGCGCAGAGATCGGTCCCGGATGCCTGAAGCTGGCGGCCACGATACCTGACGCATTGATGCTGATGCTTACTGGTGACGAGACGCATTTCAGCGGCGGCAACAATCTCGGTGAGCTCGGTCTCATGGTCGATGTCTCCCTGAAGGACAATGTGACGATAGATTCCGACTCCGACCATCTCTACAATTACATCGTAGCGAACTTGTTCGGGAACGAGTCGCTGAAGGAGATCCTGACCAAGGTCATCGCGGTGAACAACATAGATAACATGTTGGGTGCGGATATGGATGTATATGAGGGCGCGGAATACGCTCAGAAGACCTCCATAAAGTTCTCAATGTACATGTACGTTGACATCGATACCAACTACAAGAACACCGATTCTTTCAGCCAGCAGGACTTCTACTTCAACGTCAAGATCGGCGGACAGATGAAAGGGGACATGAGTGTCGAGATGACCAAGATCTCCGGAGAAGGCCCGGAGAACATCAGCACATCGCTCTCCTTCAACAAACTGGAGGCAGAGCTCGGTGTAGGATACTCCAACAACGGCCTTGTACCTCTCGGAATCCAGATCAACAAGATTGGTCTGAGTGCTGGATACAAGCTCAAGGTGGACGACAAGGTCAACATCGATGAGCCGATCGTTCTCGGGACCATCGCCAAGGCAGTTTCCGGACTCAAGATCCCGTATCTTGACTCGGTCACCCTCTCGCTGCCTGATATCCAGACCGAGACGGCCGCCAAGTACGAGTATAAGGAGACCGATTCGACAAGATCCGAATTGATGATGGAGATCATCGAGGATACGAAGTCCGAAGTTGCTTCCGAGTACGCCGTTATCCCGTTCTACGCAGGCGGGGTCACCGCAGTGATCGGAATCCTCGGTCTTGCAGTGGCTGCCAGAAGGCAGTGAACCTAACAAATCATTTCCCCGGTGGGGACACCGGGGCCATCTTTTCAACAATCCCGTCGCACAGATAGTAGGTTTTAAACGCAATATGGCATACGCCAACCTATGAGCAACGACATCAAGTTCTGCTACAAATGCGGAGCTAACATCCCTGAGGGTTCTGCCTTCTGCCCTGAGTGCGGGAGCAGACTGGACGGTAGCGAGGATACGCGTACGGAGTTCACGGCGAGACCTGTCAGGGCCGATGCGCTGGGACCCCTGCCGATACTCATCAAGATCTACATGTTCATTGCACCGATCCTCGCCATCCTCGTGATCCTCACGTGCCTTTCCGCAAAGGCCATCATCGACATGCTCCAGGCATACGTCGACAGCGGGATGATCCCTCAGGAGTACTACGATATGCTTAAGGCGGCTCTGGCGATGTACGTCCCCGTCTACTGCGCGATAGTGTCCATCGTCCTGTTCGTGAGCGCCCTTTTGGCACGCAAGGCCTCGAAATGCGTTGACGAGCTCAAGGACTGGAACAGTGCAGTCACCTACTGTGCTGCGGCATCCGCCGTCCTCCTGTTGGCAGTCTGGTTCGATATCTTTACATTCGGGTTCCTGGCGGTTGCTGGATTCCTGATGACATATCTGCTATACTCGCACAAGCAGGACTTCTCCAGCTGATCCCATGAGATACGTCGTAGCAATCACGGGCGCTTCTGGCTCCATCTACGGGGTCAGGCTCCTTGAGGAGCTCAAGGGAGAGAAGATCCTAGTGATGTCCTCCACGGCAAAGGAGATCCTCAAGGCGGAGACGGACTATTCGCTGGAATACGTCTACTCCCTTGCTGACCAGGTCTTCGAGGATGACCAGATGTTCGCCTCGATCGCCTCCGGAAGCTACAGCTACGATGCCATGTTCGTCGTCCCGTGCAGCGAATCGTCGCTGGCCAAATTCTCCTACGGCATAGGTGACACGCTCATATCACGTGCCGTTATGGTCTGCCTCAAGGAGGGGCGGAAGCTTATCCTTATCCCTAGGGAGTCCCCGAAGAGCGCCATAATGCTCGAGAACGAACTGAGACTGGCCAGGATGGGCGTGTGCATGCTGGATGCCAATCCAGGATTCTATCCCAAACCCGGTTCCGTCAAGGATCTCGTGGATATAATAGTGGGAAGATGTTTGGACCAGGTCGGCCAGGAGCACGACCTGTATAAGAGATGGGCCTGAGGCCCCTTTTCTCATTCCAGATAGATTGCGGGCCTACCGGGGATGGCCGCCTTGGCCTTTCCCTGCGGGTCATAAATTCCTTCCTCGTCGCAGTCGTAGACCTCGACGGGGACCCCGTTCTCCTCGGCAAGGAACGATGCCACGGATTTGAAAAGCGAAGCCTCGTCTGTCTCGACGACAGGGAGCTTCTGCTCCACGGTGGACCTGGCGAAGTCGACGGCGACCTTCTGGGCGAATGAGGAGACGGCCTTTCCGTTCTTCCTCAGGTCCTCGTTGGCCATGCAGGCCTTGGTGAGGTCTGGGATGGTTAGCTTTCCGTCTTTCAGCATGTCCAATGCCATGCGCATGACATCCTTCTTCCATGCGGACGAGGTGTACAGCACGATCTTCTTGACATCGATTCCTGCGATCTTCCTGATCTCGGTGATGTCGCCCATGACGTCCCTGAGGAGGTTCTCGGCATATTCTGCCGAAGCGGATACCTTCGACATGTCAGGCTCGGGCATCTGTCCTGCCGATACGAGACCTTCGAATCCTGCCTGGGACCAGAGTTCCTCGGCCGTGTGGGGCGTTACAGGCATCATGCACTGGATCCAGATGCGCAGGGCCTCGAGGATCGTGTCCTTGTTCTTCCCGCCGCGCCTGTTGTACCACTTCATGTCGTTGAACATGTCGAAGTAGACGATGGTGGTCATGGCCCTGAGGTCGTTCTTGTCCATTGCGTTCCTGATGCCGATGATGTTGCTGTTGAACCTTGAAAGCAGCCAGGCGTCGATCTCCATGGCCGGCGAATCGGATTCTGAATTGATGAGGTCCTGAACGGCCATCATGATCCTGTCGACCCTCTGGCGGTATGTGAGGACTGTGTCCTCGTCCCATTCGACATCAACGAACATGGATGCGACGTTTGCGTAGTAGAGCCTCATGGCGTCGACACCGAACTTGGATGCCGCACCGGGGATGGGCTGCGCACCTCCCTTGGACTTGGAGATCTTCGTGGCCTCTCCCTTGTTGTCCTTCTTACCGGTGATGTACCAATTGACGGTGATTCCCTTGGGCCACATCTCCGGCGGGAGGATGGCCACATGGTTCATCAGGAAGGCCGGGAAGTGGACGGTCATGTGCTCCTTACCTCCGAGGTTGAGGTCCAGGGGGTACCAGTAGAGCACATCTTTCCTGATCGTATCCAAGAGGTCCTTCGGGATTCCGGTGGAGTCGGACACCTGTCCGACATCACCCTTACCGAGGATGACGTAGTCGAAGAACTGCTCGGTCATCTGCTCGGGCAGAATCTTCTTCTCGTTGGCATAGATTGAGATGATGTAGTAGACTGGATAGAGTGTGGAATCCGAGATGGCCTCGATGATCCACTTGTCATCGTAGGGGAACTTAGTTCCGAGCCAGTTACCGAGCCTGACGCAGGCCCTCTCCCTGAACCAGTCCAGTACGCCATACACATTGTCGCTCCACTCCGGAGGGTTGAGCTCCATGTCCTTGCAGTGGTCCTTCGTCATCTGCGTGTACTTGGGGTCGGCGTAGTTGATGAACCACTGGTCGTCGATCCTCTTGATGTGGACGCGTGCTCCGCACCTGCAGACGACCTCCTCGGTAAGATCATGGAAGGTATCGGCTTCCCCACTGGCGATCATGGCCTGCTTCATCTTCTCCTGGGCCTCCTGGACGCGGAGTCCTGCGAACTCACCGCAGATCTCCTTCATCTTTCCGGTATGGAAACCGTCCTTGTAGACGATGTGCTTGGCATCCAGCAGCTTGGGGTCGCCGGGCTCCTTGATTCCGAGCTTGTCGATGATGTCCTTTGCTGGGAAATCGCCGTATCCCTTCATCTCGATGATGGATATCGGAACGGCCTTGTCCAGGATGTCCTGCGAAAGACCGTATTCGGTGATGATCGCGGGATTCTTCTTGATGGCTTCGAGTGAGATCCAGTCATCTGGAGCGTCCGACGGGACGGATGTGACCAGTCCCGTTCCGACGTCGGGGTTCACGAAGGTTGCCGGGAATACAGGGATCTCGCGGTGGATCATGGGTGCTTCGCACATCCATCCGACCATGTCCTTTCCGGACACGGAACCGACGACCTCGATACCGTCCTTCTGAAGCTGGAGCTTCTCGGCCGCCTGGGGGGATACGATCCATGTCTCGCCTTTGTAAGTGATCTTCTTGTATTCCGTCTCGGGGTCCACCCAGAAGCAGACCTGTCCATAGACTGTCTCTGGCCTGAGCGTTGCGGCGATGAGGAACTCGTTGCCGTGCTTGAACTTCAGGAGGGTGTACTCCTGTGTCTCGGCCTTCCCTCCCTTCGAGATGTCGGTCTCCGAAGCATCCACGGCCACGGGGCCGCAGTTGGGGCAGACCGGAGCATAATAGGGTTTCTGGATGAGCATGCCGGCATCGTGGAGCTTCCTGAACTGCCAGTCGATGAATTTGGAGTAATCGGGGTAGAGCGTACAGGTGAATCTACGCCAGTCGGACAGGAATCCGAACTTGCGCCAGTACTCGTTCTGGTAGACCTGGTTGAAGAACTCTATGACTGAAAGGGGATCCTTCATCTTCGCGAGGTCCGCATCCGTGCAGCCGTTCCTCTTGAGGTAGTCGATGGTGTTCTCATCGCCCCTGGAGATCTTCCTGAAGAGGCTGATCCCACCGTTTCCGGTGGCGTGGGTTCCGACAGGGAACAGGACGTTGTATCCTGTCATACGCTTGTATCTGGTGATGGCGTCAAGATAGGTGTATCCTCTAAGATGTCCGACGTGAAGGTATCCCGTCACCCCCGGATAGGCGAAGATCGCCATGTATTTGGGTTTGGAATCATCCCTGTCCGACTTGTCCAGACCTGCCTCTGTCCAGCGTGTCTGCCACTTCTTCTCCATCGCTCCATAATCGTATGCCATTCGAATCCCCGTTCGATTGATAGTGCTGGGAATAAGGAGACGCTTATTATACTTTGTTTATTATTATAGAGCTGAACAGACCGGATGAGGGTCGGACGGAAGACGTTGTGTCCGACCGAAAATGCTCATCCGTCGGACGATGTCCTCTTTTGTCCGACACATATATATACATTGTAAGACTTAGTCCTACTTGCAGTCAAAGAAGGGATGGGACTCTACGGAAACTGCAACAAAAGGACGGATGAGAAAAATGACGGACGACGGAACAAAGGTCACGATTAGGATGGGACCTGAGGAAATCCAGGCAATGGAGGACTTCATGGCTGATCATGACATCGGTAACAGGTCCGATTTCATCCGTGACGCAATAAAGGGCTACATCGCCGCCGTAAAGGCGGGGCAGCCCCAGAATGCGGAGGGCGGGATCTTCGTCCGCCTTAGCGACGTACAGCTGGAAACACTCGATTCCCTCGTGCAGACCGGTATCACCGTGTCGGCCGAGGAGTTCATCAGGAAGTGCCTTCTTGAGAGGATAGTCCCCAAGACGGTCGAGGATGAGTCGATCGAGAATGCCTTCAGGGCAGCACAGATGAAGGCCGCGTACAAGTGAAGACCTGAAAGGGATGGGATGAAGCATTATCCGGTGGATGGGATGGCCTAAGGCCAGCCGGATCATGCTGTTGGAAACCGTTTAACAAACAAGGGGATGCACACAATGGTGTACGAAAGTGAAATCAGGCACAAGGTTGCCATCGTCGGGGTCGGCGGAGCCGGCTGCAACGTGGTCAGCGCGCTCAAGGGAACGTGCTCCATGGACACGATAGCGATCAATACCGACAAGGATGCCCTCAAGAAGGCATCGGCAGATGTGAAGCTCTACATCTGCAAAGGAGTCCTCCACGGCGAAGGAGCCGCAGGACAGACCGCAATGGGAAAGAAGTGCGCTGAGATCCACATCGACGAGATCAAGCAGGCCCTCTCCGGCTACGACAAGGTATTCGTGGTCGCAGGACTGGGCGGCGGAACCGGCACCGGTGCGGCGCCCGCTGTTATCGAAGCGGCGCAGTCCCAGAACATCATGACATTCGCAATTGCCATCAAGCCCTTCTTCTTCGAGGGAAGCAGGGTGGAGGTGGCAAAGAAGGGCTACGGAGACATCAGGAAGGTCTGCCCCCTGTCCATAGCGATCGACAACGACATGGTCGTATCGAAGCTGTCGGACATGACCATGGACGAGGCCTTCGCAGAGGTCAACTCCGCCATCATGGCCCATATCGACGCATGCATCGCAAACTACGGCGTCAACGAGGACGACACCGTCACCAACGACGACGGATTCGACTCGTTCCTTGAATCATCTCCAATATGCGCTTTCACCAGCGCATGAGGATTTTCCCCCTATGGGTGGCCCCCCAGCCACCCTCTTTTCTTCTATCTAAATCTTAACGATTCTACATTATCTGGCTGTTAAGTCAGGATTCAAAAGGAATGTGAGAGGGGATGACCCCTCTGAATGGTTTCACTGGATAGCTGCGTAACCCATCTCGAATGCTTTGGCATTGAGGTCCTTGAACTTCTCCGGGACCTGTTCCATCAGGTTCTTGAGAAGGACATCCTTCGGGATGGGGAATCCCTTCATCGCCGCCACGGCACCGATCATCACCGCATTCGCCGCAACGGCCTTTCCAGCCTCGATGGCGATCTTGGTGGCATCGATGGTGTGAAGGTTGCTGTTAACGGCCAGGACGGCGTCCGTAAGGTCCTTTATGGCGGGATATTCCTCGAATCCTGCGGCTACCATCGAAGGGAGCACGGGGTCGAGGTTCATGAGGATCAACGTGTCCTTGTTCCCGAGGGGCAGGTTCCTGCAGGTCTCCGCGGGCTCGAATCCCATGATGAGGTCGGCGGAACCGTTGGCCTCCAGGGGACTTATGACATCGTCACCGAAACGGAGCGTGGAGAGGACGCTTCCTCCCCTCTGTGCCATTCCGTGGACCTCGCTCATGGCTACCTTGTAGCCCATCTCCATGGCGGCGTTGCCGAGAACCATGGATGCGAGGAGGACACCCTGTCCTCCGACTCCTACGATCTGGACTGTGTACTTCATTGTCTCACCTCGATGGCCTTGGTGGGACATACATTGGCGCACATGCCGCACCCGATGCACTGCGTCGGGTCCGTGGAGATGACGCCCTCCTTCTTGAACAGTGCCGGACAGGCGATGGTCCTTACACAGTTGTAGCATTTGACGCACTTGTCCTGGTCGACGGTGACCTCCCTTATGACGAGCTGCTTCTGCTTCTTGAGCTCCAGAGGGCAGGGGCACTTGGAGATGACGACGGCTACACCGTCGAAATCCAGAGCTTCCTTCATGGTCTGGGTCGCGGCCTTGACGTCGTAGGGGTTGATCTGCCTGACGAACTTGACTCCGACGCCCTCGACCAGCTTCTTGATGTCTATGGCCTCGGTGGACACCCCTCCGAAATCCCTTCCGGTTCCCGGATTGGGCTGATGTCCGGTCATGGCAGTGGTCCTGTTGTCCAGGACGACTATGACTACCTTGTGGTTGTTGAACAGGGCATTGATCATCGGGGGGATACCAGCGTGGAAGAACGTGGAATCTCCCATGAAGGCTATGGCCTTCTGGTCGGTCGACTGTGCGAATCCTCCTGCGGCTCCGGCTCCTCCGCCCATACAGATGATGAAATCGGCGGCCTTGAACGGAGGCTGCACTCCGAGGGTGTAGCATCCGATATCAGAGCAGTAGATTACGTCCTCAGTGCCAGCTGCCTTCTTGGCGGCAGCGAACATCCCCCTGTGGGGACATCCGGCACACAGTGTCGGAGGCCTGCTTGGGAGAGGTACGGTCACCTTCGCCAGAGGCTCCTCGAACTTCTGGACCTCGACGAGGTCCTTGATACCGTTGAGCGTATCAGGGGAGAACTCCCACTCCCTCGGCAGGTGTCCCGACCTCTTACCGTATACGGGAACGCCGAGCGAATTCTGGGCGCAGATCCTAAGGACCTGGTCCTCAAGGAAGGGCTCCAGCTCCTCGACGACGATGACGAACTTCTTGCCCTTGACGAACTCGGCGATCTTCCTCTCTGGAAGCGGGTTGGTGAATCCTATCTTGAGTATGGATGCTCCCTTCACGAA of the methanogenic archaeon mixed culture ISO4-G1 genome contains:
- a CDS encoding DNA-binding protein, translating into MDDPELEALRQKRMQELQQQAAQQQAEEQKQQQLEMQLQNAMRQILTPEARDRLNNIKLANPQMGQQIEMQLIQLAQSGRIPVPVDDGMLRQILGQITPKKREITIERR
- a CDS encoding ribosomal protein S19e Rps19e, which translates into the protein MVTVYDVPAEQLILKTAQKLKENDKIVPPDWAEFVKTGRHTERAPSQDDWWYTRAASIMRKLYVKGPMGSSKLAAEYGGYADRGAMPNKAVKGSRNIARKCLMQLEAAGYLVSKDKEGRAISPAGQSLLDNTAKEVYDEMKA
- a CDS encoding aromatic acid decarboxylase gives rise to the protein MRYVVAITGASGSIYGVRLLEELKGEKILVMSSTAKEILKAETDYSLEYVYSLADQVFEDDQMFASIASGSYSYDAMFVVPCSESSLAKFSYGIGDTLISRAVMVCLKEGRKLILIPRESPKSAIMLENELRLARMGVCMLDANPGFYPKPGSVKDLVDIIVGRCLDQVGQEHDLYKRWA
- a CDS encoding leucyl-tRNA synthetase LeuS, with the translated sequence MAYDYGAMEKKWQTRWTEAGLDKSDRDDSKPKYMAIFAYPGVTGYLHVGHLRGYTYLDAITRYKRMTGYNVLFPVGTHATGNGGISLFRKISRGDENTIDYLKRNGCTDADLAKMKDPLSVIEFFNQVYQNEYWRKFGFLSDWRRFTCTLYPDYSKFIDWQFRKLHDAGMLIQKPYYAPVCPNCGPVAVDASETDISKGGKAETQEYTLLKFKHGNEFLIAATLRPETVYGQVCFWVDPETEYKKITYKGETWIVSPQAAEKLQLQKDGIEVVGSVSGKDMVGWMCEAPMIHREIPVFPATFVNPDVGTGLVTSVPSDAPDDWISLEAIKKNPAIITEYGLSQDILDKAVPISIIEMKGYGDFPAKDIIDKLGIKEPGDPKLLDAKHIVYKDGFHTGKMKEICGEFAGLRVQEAQEKMKQAMIASGEADTFHDLTEEVVCRCGARVHIKRIDDQWFINYADPKYTQMTKDHCKDMELNPPEWSDNVYGVLDWFRERACVRLGNWLGTKFPYDDKWIIEAISDSTLYPVYYIISIYANEKKILPEQMTEQFFDYVILGKGDVGQVSDSTGIPKDLLDTIRKDVLYWYPLDLNLGGKEHMTVHFPAFLMNHVAILPPEMWPKGITVNWYITGKKDNKGEATKISKSKGGAQPIPGAASKFGVDAMRLYYANVASMFVDVEWDEDTVLTYRQRVDRIMMAVQDLINSESDSPAMEIDAWLLSRFNSNIIGIRNAMDKNDLRAMTTIVYFDMFNDMKWYNRRGGKNKDTILEALRIWIQCMMPVTPHTAEELWSQAGFEGLVSAGQMPEPDMSKVSASAEYAENLLRDVMGDITEIRKIAGIDVKKIVLYTSSAWKKDVMRMALDMLKDGKLTIPDLTKACMANEDLRKNGKAVSSFAQKVAVDFARSTVEQKLPVVETDEASLFKSVASFLAEENGVPVEVYDCDEEGIYDPQGKAKAAIPGRPAIYLE
- a CDS encoding CopG family transcriptional regulator — translated: MRKMTDDGTKVTIRMGPEEIQAMEDFMADHDIGNRSDFIRDAIKGYIAAVKAGQPQNAEGGIFVRLSDVQLETLDSLVQTGITVSAEEFIRKCLLERIVPKTVEDESIENAFRAAQMKAAYK
- a CDS encoding cell division protein FtsZ → MHTMVYESEIRHKVAIVGVGGAGCNVVSALKGTCSMDTIAINTDKDALKKASADVKLYICKGVLHGEGAAGQTAMGKKCAEIHIDEIKQALSGYDKVFVVAGLGGGTGTGAAPAVIEAAQSQNIMTFAIAIKPFFFEGSRVEVAKKGYGDIRKVCPLSIAIDNDMVVSKLSDMTMDEAFAEVNSAIMAHIDACIANYGVNEDDTVTNDDGFDSFLESSPICAFTSA
- a CDS encoding indolepyruvate ferredoxin oxidoreductase beta subunit IorB — encoded protein: MKYTVQIVGVGGQGVLLASMVLGNAAMEMGYKVAMSEVHGMAQRGGSVLSTLRFGDDVISPLEANGSADLIMGFEPAETCRNLPLGNKDTLILMNLDPVLPSMVAAGFEEYPAIKDLTDAVLAVNSNLHTIDATKIAIEAGKAVAANAVMIGAVAAMKGFPIPKDVLLKNLMEQVPEKFKDLNAKAFEMGYAAIQ
- a CDS encoding indolepyruvate ferredoxin oxidoreductase alpha subunit IorA — its product is MPNLLAEGGKQLLLGNEAITRGLIEAGTGFASTYPGTPSSEVGNILEKISADAGMYFEFSTNEKVAMEVSAAAASSGVRSFVFMKHVGLNVAADPMMTLAYAGVRGGMLIMSADDPSCHSSQNEQDNRYYSTLALLPMMEPSTPQEAKDMIPEAYAVSEELTLPLIFRTTTRVNHARGVVELGKKADPKTVGHFDRDVARFVNIPAYAKQNRVRLLDLYKKAQELSEKSRFNFIEGSGDIGIITSGVSYTYVREFVKGASILKIGFTNPLPERKIAEFVKGKKFVIVVEELEPFLEDQVLRICAQNSLGVPVYGKRSGHLPREWEFSPDTLNGIKDLVEVQKFEEPLAKVTVPLPSRPPTLCAGCPHRGMFAAAKKAAGTEDVIYCSDIGCYTLGVQPPFKAADFIICMGGGAGAAGGFAQSTDQKAIAFMGDSTFFHAGIPPMINALFNNHKVVIVVLDNRTTAMTGHQPNPGTGRDFGGVSTEAIDIKKLVEGVGVKFVRQINPYDVKAATQTMKEALDFDGVAVVISKCPCPLELKKQKQLVIREVTVDQDKCVKCYNCVRTIACPALFKKEGVISTDPTQCIGCGMCANVCPTKAIEVRQ